In one window of Henckelia pumila isolate YLH828 chromosome 1, ASM3356847v2, whole genome shotgun sequence DNA:
- the LOC140874075 gene encoding cytokinin riboside 5'-monophosphate phosphoribohydrolase LOG5-like — translation MEENHAKSRFKRVCVFCGSSSGKRECYTEAALELGQELVAKRLDLVYGGGSIGLMGLVSQAVHRGGGHVLGIIPKPLVGKEKTGETVGELRMVADMHQRKAEMARHSDCFIALPGGYGTLEELLEVITWAQLGIHDKPVGLLNVDGYYNYLLTFIDKAVDDGFIKPSQRHIFVSAPNAKDLIQKLEEYVAVEDEVVMGLNWEVEQPQQVGFAALQHPEIALV, via the exons ATGGAGGAGAACCATGCAAAATCACGGTTCAAAAGGGTTTGTGTATTTTGCGGGAGCAGCTCGGGGAAGAGGGAATGCTACACCGAAGCAGCGCTGGAGCTAGGGCAAGAACTG GTGGCGAAAAGGTTGGATCTTGTGTACGGCGGAGGGAGTATTGGGCTGATGGGTCTGGTTTCCCAAGCTGTTCATCGAGGCGGCGGACATGTTCTTGG GATTATACCGAAACCATTGGTTGGAAAAGAG AAAACTGGTGAGACTGTTGGGGAATTGAGAATGGTTGCGGATATGCACCAAAGAAAGGCCGAGATGGCCCGACACTCTGATTGTTTCATTGCTTTGCCAG GTGGTTATGGGACTCTGGAGGAGTTGTTGGAGGTTATTACATGGGCTCAGCTTGGTATCCATGATAAGCCT GTGGGGCTGCTGAATGTGGATGGCTACTACAACTATCTTCTCACTTTCATCGACAAAGCAGTGGATGATGGCTTCATAAAGCCTTCTCAGCGTCACATCTTTGTGTCTGCACCAAACGCCAAAGACCTCATTCAGAAACTCGAG GAATACGTGGCTGTTGAAGATGAAGTGGTGATGGGGTTGAATTGGGAGGTGGAACAGCCACAGCAAGTGGGGTTCGCTGCATTGCAACACCCTGAAATTGCTCTGGTGTGA